A genomic segment from Melospiza georgiana isolate bMelGeo1 chromosome 17, bMelGeo1.pri, whole genome shotgun sequence encodes:
- the PPP1R3D gene encoding protein phosphatase 1 regulatory subunit 3D: protein MEVRGPRRNPSYLSDLYENMLKAEGAVALRQQLPPAVHTSSSKTFRSSAPAKESPQANNRAGSTSSSCDPALRPIMRRRARSLPTSPERRKRAAVQCQEPGCRMNRVRFADALGLELTEVKVFQTGEDPSIPLHVLSRLSINSDLWYSSLNLEFTMQCLVPDFEQPADCLDFSSRLQEQQVCLERVSSSDLGLSGTIQVRNVAFEKQVSVRYTFNQWESIHEVCARWNHSIPEENGQDQVDVFTFFLPVPPFLLQLSTLVQFAARYQVNGQEYWDNNRGKNYTLRCRTHPLKLPRECEESWIHFI, encoded by the coding sequence ATGGAAGTGCGTGGTCCTCGAAGGAATCCCAGCTACCTCTCAGATCTCTATGAGAACATGTTAAAGGCTGAAGGAGCAGTGgcactgaggcagcagctgccaccagcAGTCCATACAAGTAGCAGCAAGACTTTTCGGAGCAGTGCCCCAGCCAAGGAGAGCCCCCAGGCAAATAATCGTGCGGGCAGCACCTCCTCCAGCTGTGACCCAGCCCTGCGGCCCATCATGCGTCGCCGGGCGAGGTCCCTGCCGACCTCGCCcgagaggaggaagagagcagcagtgcagtgcCAGGAGCCCGGCTGCCGCATGAACAGGGTCAGGTTTGCTGATGCTTTAGGCTTGGAGCTCACTGAAGTGAAAGTCTTCCAGACTGGGGaggatccatccatccctttGCACGTCCTTTCCAGGCTCTCCATAAACTCAGACCTCTGGTACAGCAGCTTGAACTTGGAGTTTACTATGCAATGCTTGGTCCCTGACTTCGAGCAGCCTGCAGACTGTCTGGATTTCTCATCCcgactgcaggagcagcaggtgtgTCTGGAACGGGTGAGCAGCTCGGATCTGGGGCTCAGTGGCACCATCCAGGTTCGGAATGTCGCTTTTGAGAAGCAGGTGTCCGTGCGCTACACCTTCAACCAGTGGGAAAGCATCCATGAGGTGTGTGCTCGTTGgaaccacagcatcccagaggAAAACGGGCAGGATCAGGTCGATGTGTtcactttcttccttcctgtgcctcctttcctccttcagcTCAGCACTCTCGTCCAGTTTGCAGCAAGGTACCAAGTCAATGGCCAGGAGTACTGGGATAACAACAGAGGCAAGAATTACACCCTGAGGTGCCGGACTCACCCCCTGAAGCTGCCCAGGGAGTGTGAGGAGAGCTGGATCCACTTCATCTGA
- the FAM217B gene encoding protein FAM217B isoform X1 codes for MGPGIQEYPLLLHRETQQRENHSHTNENHKGMVNNGKSHPSTKGLNKPISYAKSPPGRLGKNVSSAIEKISHDTRDGHQANVYKKGRNQLDGNNQSKRIPSVCSSLHSAQGPKRSPPERRQNESFLHRSPPERMKNESFLHRSPPERMKNEYFLQRSPPERRQNEYFLQRSPPERRQNEYFLHKSPPERMKNESFLHRSPPERNQSESFLHKIPPGTKGSTQENFCRAKDVPVQHFYCSRKEQLGRNHEEYIAGASPGSSKWQEASVGEMFLDFESVQIIKEDAEDDSASDLSDSERIPIPPSPCTPPELILRAEEIDPLCLEHIPEMGFKESEYYYPDFLPPPFNSWDLKQLATFAHVEGKAEFRPKPSGALEKYLERLLQLEWLQMQTVQSERGRATKGRPQTAPGPSRALRSPGKGKALLSPVPPRQAVPLEGGARLPRSSVGLRAEPCSDTRPARSLRLPERTGGAAAPQRQTGDGRSDLRKKPAPKQQLLSLQPPESSPKIQSVGNIRPPKQTPTFHGAAAPIKGLKTHVCTNPKKNGNASSYVPPKKPTVDRKIKTNGTKQTPRKFQ; via the exons ATGGGACCAGGCATTCAGGAATATCCCTTATTACTGCACAGAGAgacacagcagagggaaaaccaCAGCCACACCAATGAAAACCACAAAGGAATGGTAAA TAATGGAAAAAGCCATCCAAGCACCAAAGGACTAAATAAACCAATTTCTTATGCGAAATCTCCTCCTGGAAGATTAGGCAAAAATGTATCAAGTGCCATTGAAAAG ATTTCCCATGACACTCGAGATGGTCACCAAGCAAATGTTTATAAGAAGGGAAGGAACCAGCTGGATGGCAATAATCAGTCAAAAAG GATCCCCAGTGTTTGCAGCTCACTGCACAGTGCACAAGGACCAAAGAGGAGTCCCCCAGAAAGGAGGCAAAACGAATCCTTCCTGCACAGGAGTCCCccagaaagaatgaaaaatgaatCCTTCCTGCACAGGAGTCCtccagaaagaatgaaaaatgagTATTTCCTGCAGAGGAGCCCTCCAGAAAGGAGGCAAAATGAATATTTCCTGCAGAGGAGTCCTCCAGAAAGGAGGCAAAATGAATATTTCCTGCACAAGAGTCCtccagaaagaatgaaaaatgaatCCTTCCTGCACAGGAGTCCCCCAGAAAGAAATCAAAGTGAATCCTTCCTGCACAAGATCCCCCCTGGCACAAAGGGCAGCACACAAGAAAACTTCTGTAGGGCTAAGGATGTCCCAGTTCAGCATTTTTACTGCAGTAGAAAAGAACAGCTGGGGAGGAATCACGAAGAATACATtgctggagccagcccaggcTCTTCGAAATGGCAAGAAGCATCTGTTGGTGAAATGTTTCTTGATTTTGAATCGGTGCAAATTATTAAAGAAGATGCTGAAGATGATAGTGCCAGTGACCTCTCTGACTCAGAAAGGATTCCCATTCccccctctccctgcacacCACCAGAGCTCATCCTCAGAGCTGAAGAAATCGACCCGCTTTGTTTGGAGCACATCCCTGAAATGGGATTTAAAGAATCCGAGTATTACTACCCCGACTTCCTGCCCCCTCCTTTCAACTCGTGGGACCTGAAGCAGCTGGCCACCTTTGCCCACGTGGAAGGGAAAGCCGAATTCCGGCCCAAGCCCTCGGGGGCCCTGGAGAAGTACCTGGAgcggctgctgcagctggagtggCTGCAGATGCAGACGGTGCAGAGCGAGAGGGGCAGGGCCACCAAAGGGCGGCCCCAGACCGCCCCCGGCCCCAGCCGTGCCCTCAGGAGCCCCGGCAAAGGCAaagccttgctcagccctgtgccccccaggcAGGCGGTGCCCCTGGAAGGGGgtgccaggctgcccaggagctctgtgggtctcagggcagagccctgctctgacACTCGCCCGGCGCGGTCCCTGAGGCTTCCTGAGAGAACTGGGggtgcagcagctccccagaggCAAACCGGTGATGGAAGGAGTGACCTGAGGAAGAAACCAGctccaaagcagcagcttctcagTCTGCAGCCCCCCGAGAGCAGCCCTAAAATCCAAAGTGTTGGGAACATCAGACCCCCTAAGCAAACCCCAACGTTCCACGGTGCAGCTGCTCCCATCAAAGGCTTAAAAACACACGTGTGTACAAATCCAAAGAAAAATGGCAATGCCAGCAGTTATGTTCCTCCTAAAAAACCAACAGTggacaggaaaataaaaacaaatggcACAAAGCAAACGCCACGCAAATTTCAGTGA
- the FAM217B gene encoding protein FAM217B isoform X2: MKTTKECNGKSHPSTKGLNKPISYAKSPPGRLGKNVSSAIEKISHDTRDGHQANVYKKGRNQLDGNNQSKRIPSVCSSLHSAQGPKRSPPERRQNESFLHRSPPERMKNESFLHRSPPERMKNEYFLQRSPPERRQNEYFLQRSPPERRQNEYFLHKSPPERMKNESFLHRSPPERNQSESFLHKIPPGTKGSTQENFCRAKDVPVQHFYCSRKEQLGRNHEEYIAGASPGSSKWQEASVGEMFLDFESVQIIKEDAEDDSASDLSDSERIPIPPSPCTPPELILRAEEIDPLCLEHIPEMGFKESEYYYPDFLPPPFNSWDLKQLATFAHVEGKAEFRPKPSGALEKYLERLLQLEWLQMQTVQSERGRATKGRPQTAPGPSRALRSPGKGKALLSPVPPRQAVPLEGGARLPRSSVGLRAEPCSDTRPARSLRLPERTGGAAAPQRQTGDGRSDLRKKPAPKQQLLSLQPPESSPKIQSVGNIRPPKQTPTFHGAAAPIKGLKTHVCTNPKKNGNASSYVPPKKPTVDRKIKTNGTKQTPRKFQ; encoded by the exons ATGAAAACCACAAAGGAATG TAATGGAAAAAGCCATCCAAGCACCAAAGGACTAAATAAACCAATTTCTTATGCGAAATCTCCTCCTGGAAGATTAGGCAAAAATGTATCAAGTGCCATTGAAAAG ATTTCCCATGACACTCGAGATGGTCACCAAGCAAATGTTTATAAGAAGGGAAGGAACCAGCTGGATGGCAATAATCAGTCAAAAAG GATCCCCAGTGTTTGCAGCTCACTGCACAGTGCACAAGGACCAAAGAGGAGTCCCCCAGAAAGGAGGCAAAACGAATCCTTCCTGCACAGGAGTCCCccagaaagaatgaaaaatgaatCCTTCCTGCACAGGAGTCCtccagaaagaatgaaaaatgagTATTTCCTGCAGAGGAGCCCTCCAGAAAGGAGGCAAAATGAATATTTCCTGCAGAGGAGTCCTCCAGAAAGGAGGCAAAATGAATATTTCCTGCACAAGAGTCCtccagaaagaatgaaaaatgaatCCTTCCTGCACAGGAGTCCCCCAGAAAGAAATCAAAGTGAATCCTTCCTGCACAAGATCCCCCCTGGCACAAAGGGCAGCACACAAGAAAACTTCTGTAGGGCTAAGGATGTCCCAGTTCAGCATTTTTACTGCAGTAGAAAAGAACAGCTGGGGAGGAATCACGAAGAATACATtgctggagccagcccaggcTCTTCGAAATGGCAAGAAGCATCTGTTGGTGAAATGTTTCTTGATTTTGAATCGGTGCAAATTATTAAAGAAGATGCTGAAGATGATAGTGCCAGTGACCTCTCTGACTCAGAAAGGATTCCCATTCccccctctccctgcacacCACCAGAGCTCATCCTCAGAGCTGAAGAAATCGACCCGCTTTGTTTGGAGCACATCCCTGAAATGGGATTTAAAGAATCCGAGTATTACTACCCCGACTTCCTGCCCCCTCCTTTCAACTCGTGGGACCTGAAGCAGCTGGCCACCTTTGCCCACGTGGAAGGGAAAGCCGAATTCCGGCCCAAGCCCTCGGGGGCCCTGGAGAAGTACCTGGAgcggctgctgcagctggagtggCTGCAGATGCAGACGGTGCAGAGCGAGAGGGGCAGGGCCACCAAAGGGCGGCCCCAGACCGCCCCCGGCCCCAGCCGTGCCCTCAGGAGCCCCGGCAAAGGCAaagccttgctcagccctgtgccccccaggcAGGCGGTGCCCCTGGAAGGGGgtgccaggctgcccaggagctctgtgggtctcagggcagagccctgctctgacACTCGCCCGGCGCGGTCCCTGAGGCTTCCTGAGAGAACTGGGggtgcagcagctccccagaggCAAACCGGTGATGGAAGGAGTGACCTGAGGAAGAAACCAGctccaaagcagcagcttctcagTCTGCAGCCCCCCGAGAGCAGCCCTAAAATCCAAAGTGTTGGGAACATCAGACCCCCTAAGCAAACCCCAACGTTCCACGGTGCAGCTGCTCCCATCAAAGGCTTAAAAACACACGTGTGTACAAATCCAAAGAAAAATGGCAATGCCAGCAGTTATGTTCCTCCTAAAAAACCAACAGTggacaggaaaataaaaacaaatggcACAAAGCAAACGCCACGCAAATTTCAGTGA